From Halalkalicoccus sp. CG83, one genomic window encodes:
- a CDS encoding phytoene/squalene synthase family protein: MGPTDSLTRSKAIHRRTGRTFYAATRFLPQRVRHPTYVLYAFFRSVDEVVDDPNPPSANDRRRTLEEIRRTALGERPTDDPVLEAFGELRTRHDIPDREVNEFVDAMAMDVDTIRYDTYGDLEAYLRGSSVAVAYMMLAVMDSIDSVARPHARALGEAFQLTNFLRDVREDVQEYDRVYLPRSIRERHGVTEEDVRNLEFTPGFADAMRDLLGRTEELYREGVAGIQYLPADCQFPVLLAAVLYAEHHRLIRERGYDVLSDRPTLTSRRRARVVLRTWWHWRRRNDPVAAFEAASAVPSADSALDRPSETPTVDLA, from the coding sequence ATGGGCCCTACTGACTCTCTCACCCGGAGCAAGGCGATTCACCGACGGACCGGACGAACGTTCTACGCCGCGACCCGGTTTCTCCCCCAGCGCGTTCGTCATCCGACGTACGTCCTCTACGCGTTCTTCCGGTCGGTCGACGAGGTCGTCGACGACCCGAACCCCCCGTCCGCGAACGACCGTCGGAGGACTCTCGAGGAGATCCGACGAACCGCCCTCGGCGAGCGTCCGACCGACGATCCGGTCCTCGAGGCGTTCGGGGAGCTTCGAACCCGCCACGATATCCCCGATCGGGAGGTGAACGAGTTCGTCGACGCGATGGCGATGGACGTCGACACCATCCGGTACGACACGTACGGCGATCTCGAGGCGTACCTCCGGGGATCGTCGGTCGCCGTCGCGTACATGATGCTGGCGGTGATGGACTCGATCGACTCCGTCGCCCGTCCCCACGCGAGGGCGCTCGGCGAGGCGTTCCAGCTGACGAACTTCCTGCGTGACGTCCGTGAGGACGTCCAGGAGTACGATCGCGTCTATCTCCCGCGTTCGATCCGCGAGCGCCACGGCGTCACCGAGGAGGACGTTCGAAACCTCGAGTTCACCCCCGGGTTCGCCGACGCGATGCGTGACCTGCTCGGTCGGACCGAGGAGCTGTATCGCGAGGGCGTCGCGGGCATCCAGTACCTCCCCGCTGACTGTCAGTTCCCCGTGTTGCTGGCGGCGGTGCTCTACGCCGAGCACCACCGACTGATCCGCGAGCGTGGGTACGACGTGCTCTCCGACCGACCCACGCTGACGTCTCGAAGACGGGCACGGGTCGTCCTCCGGACGTGGTGGCACTGGCGCCGACGCAACGACCCGGTCGCGGCGTTCGAGGCGGCCTCCGCCGTTCCGTCGGCGGACTCGGCGCTCGATAGACCGTCGGAGACGCCGACCGTCGACCTCGCCTGA
- a CDS encoding double zinc ribbon domain-containing protein produces MSKITFRADDDLVRRIEALEASKSEVMREALRAYLEDASAGVDAETEGSLDALITERIDRRIDERLTTGASSVDVNVTIEDDRTSYDRRSATDREPEPSEAPTDGRHCRQCGETVDEGHVYCPNCGEKAVNRTFCDCGDEVRSDWAFCPGCGRRTPAADVLE; encoded by the coding sequence ATGAGCAAGATCACCTTCCGCGCCGACGACGACCTCGTCCGACGGATCGAGGCGCTCGAGGCCTCGAAGAGCGAGGTCATGCGCGAAGCCCTCCGTGCGTATCTGGAGGACGCGTCGGCCGGCGTCGACGCCGAGACCGAGGGCTCGCTCGACGCGCTGATCACCGAACGGATCGATCGTCGCATCGACGAACGGCTCACGACCGGAGCGTCGTCGGTCGACGTCAACGTCACGATCGAGGACGACCGAACGTCGTACGACCGTCGGTCGGCGACGGATCGAGAGCCCGAGCCGTCCGAGGCGCCGACGGACGGCCGTCACTGCAGACAGTGCGGCGAGACCGTCGATGAGGGGCACGTCTACTGTCCCAACTGCGGCGAGAAAGCCGTAAACAGGACGTTCTGCGACTGCGGCGACGAGGTTCGCTCGGACTGGGCGTTCTGTCCGGGCTGCGGCCGTCGTACGCCCGCCGCGGACGTGCTCGAGTAG
- a CDS encoding ribbon-helix-helix domain-containing protein codes for MERVTLRIPEQQIEEVERMVETGQFPNRSEAIRSAVREMLDERAAHRDAQQTQERPWAKV; via the coding sequence ATGGAACGTGTGACACTGCGAATCCCGGAACAACAGATAGAAGAGGTCGAACGGATGGTCGAGACGGGGCAGTTCCCCAACCGGAGCGAGGCGATTCGCTCCGCGGTGCGGGAGATGCTCGACGAACGGGCCGCCCACCGAGACGCCCAGCAGACGCAGGAACGCCCCTGGGCGAAGGTGTAA